A region from the Aegilops tauschii subsp. strangulata cultivar AL8/78 chromosome 5, Aet v6.0, whole genome shotgun sequence genome encodes:
- the LOC109764981 gene encoding uncharacterized protein, which produces MLAVRCGGSGGGGCGGAYLTAQRTTAARSGAFNGRSALLAAGTGARELSLRVSLSPNSHPHRVGASCPWPVRCSPCPSPDLEVPRVSKKKTRNEEWEALKTEFGRMFRPQLRNLGELFSLRRVYDIEDYQLGILFGAFLGCVGCYQLWKTAPSIFVDAMLAFIFYKLSVVSSELHRSHKSNSLITRLKFGTILIMVWKDIKKNYVLLDVIRMPVLLLYICAFLFDVAGVKKYGRQGLVYFVNLLKTRGGLQEIYRIMWLPGYVSPYDDSKN; this is translated from the exons ATGTTGGCTGTCCggtgcggcggcagcggcggcggcggctgcggtggCGCCTACCTGACGGCTCAGAGGACAACGGCTGCTCGGAGCGGAGCCTTCAACGGCCGCAGCGCCCTTCTTGCTGCGGGAACTGGGGCCAGGGAGCTGAGCCTTAGGGTTTCCCTCTCGCCCAACTCCCACCCCCACCGCGTCGGCGCTTCATGCCCGTGGCCAGTG CGTTGCTCCCCCTGTCCTTCTCCTGATTTGGAGGTGCCGCGCGTCAGTAAGAAGAAGACCAGGAACGAGGAATGGGAGGCGTTGAAGACGGAGTTCGGACGCATGTTCCGGCCGCAGCTTCGCAATCTAGGGGAACTCTTTTCGCTCCGCCGTGTCTACGACATTGAGGATTATCAGCTGGGCATCCTGTTTG GTGCATTTCTTGGATGCGTTGGCTGTTACCAACTGTGGAAGACGGCGCCTTCCATATTTGTTGATGCCATGCTCGCATTCATCTTCTACAAGCTCAGTGTTGTGTCCTCGGAGCTACATAGAAGCCACAAGTCCAACAGCCTGATTACGCGGCTGAAATTCG GTACCATACTTATCATGGTTTGGAAGGACATCAAGAAAAACTATGTCCTCCTGGATGTTATTAG GATGCCGGTTCTCCTCCTCTACATTTGTGCATTCCTGTTCGATGTTGCTGGCGTGAAGAAATATGGAAGGCAAGGCTTGGTCTATTTTGTTAATCTGTTGAAAACCAGAGGTGGGCTTCAAGAGATATACAGGATTATGTGGTTGCCTGGCTATGTCTCTCCCTATGACGATTCTAAGAACTAG